A genomic window from Triticum urartu cultivar G1812 chromosome 7, Tu2.1, whole genome shotgun sequence includes:
- the LOC125520528 gene encoding alpha/beta hydrolase domain-containing protein 17C-like, with amino-acid sequence MGAVASTVAARFAFFPPSPPSYGVEPPPSPAAAAADGAVVELSGVPRRGGVEARRLPTKRGSEVVAMYVRQPGARLTLLYSHGNAADLGQMYELFVELSSHLNVNLMGYDYSGYGQSSGKPSEQNTYADIEAAYRCLIETYGASEENIILYGQSVGSGPTLDLASRLPHLRAVVLHSPISSGLRVMYPVKHTYWFDIYKNIDKVALVKCPVLVIHGTADDVVDCSHGRALWELSKVKYEPLWVKGGNHCNLELYPEYIKHLKKFITAIEKSPPLKDESPESSGPSDLETGSESMESSRKSTDVRDKSRSSTDHRRSTDRREKPRSSIDRKDKGRKSVDHPDKPRASVDQSDKPRKSIDRFGGMMRSVKLCNIDCFKVTSTSGS; translated from the exons ATGGGCGCCGTCGCCTCCACGGTGGCGGCGCGCTTCGCCTTCTTCCCGCCCTCCCCGCCGTCGTACGGCGTCGAGCCCCCGCCCTCGCCGGCGGCCGCGGCCGCGGACGGCGCGGTGGTGGAGCTCAGCGGGGTGCCCCGGCGGGGCGGCGTGGAGGCGCGGCGGCTGCCGACCAAGCGCGGCTCGGAGGTGGTGGCCATGTACGTGCGCCAGCCCGGGGCGCGCCTCACGCTGCTCTACTCCCACGGCAACGCCGCCGACCTGGGCCAGATGTACGAGCTCTTCGTCGAGCTCAGCTCACACCTCAACGTCAACCTCATGGG TTATGATTATTCTGGATATGGGCAATCATCTGGGAAG CCAAGTGAGCAGAACACTTATGCAGACATAGAGGCCGCTTATAGGTGTCTCATAGAAACTTATGGGGCCTCCGAGGAAAACATCATTCTGTATGGTCAATCAGTTGGCAGTGGCCCTACTTTAGATTTGGCATCTCGTTTGCCTCATTTGAGAGCAGTGGTTCTACATAGTCCAATTTCGTCTGGCTTGAGAGTAATGTATCCTGTGAAACATACATACTGGTTTGACATATATAAG AACATTGACAAAGTTGCATTGGTCAAATGCCCCGTGTTAGTAATCCAT GGTACGGCTGATGATGTTGTTGACTGTTCTCATGGGAGAGCACTGTGGGAACTGTCCAAAGTGAAGTATGAGCCTTTGTGGGTCAAAGGTGGGAACCATTGTAATTTGGAACTCTATCCCGAATACATTAAGCACCTAAAGAAGTTCATCACAGCCATAGAGAAGTCCCCACCACTGAAAGATGAATCTCCAGAAAGTTCAGGCCCTTCAGATCTTGAAACAGGATCTGAAAGTATGGAGAGTTCAAGAAAAAGCACGGATGTGAGGGACAAATCAAGGTCAAGCACTGATCACAGGCGGAGTACAGACCGACGGGAGAAACCAAGGAGCAGCATAGATAGGAAGGATAAAGGCAGAAAGAGTGTAGATCATCCTGACAAACCACGGGCTAGTGTGGATCAATCTGATAAGCCACGGAAAAGCATTGACCG CTTTGGAGGGATGATGAGGTCGGTTAAATTGTGCAATATTGACTGCTTCAAAGTAACTTCCACTTCCGGGAGCTGA
- the LOC125520530 gene encoding uncharacterized protein LOC125520530, translated as MQPLSCASFLLGVAVLWATLEPFVAIAHRELLTATDSVRGPETRLQEPTVDKTITDEGSRSNALTRGEMVLGDAAMEKTDDRSTASSAAKHSVGQCGHGGGKDLSMDCYFRSRKLHPGAYFDGHIPFTADYRRPRNHPPKNN; from the exons ATGCAGCCGTTGAGCTGTGCAAGCTTCTTGCTTGGGGTGGCCGTCCTATGGGCCACCCTTGAGCCCTTCGTCGCCATTGCGCACAGAG AGTTGCTGACGGCAACCGACAGCGTGAGAGGACCGGAAACCAGGCTGCAG GAGCCCACTGTCGACAAAACCATCACAGACGAGGGAAGCAGAAGCAATGCACTGACAAGAGGAGAGATGGTTCTTGGAGATGCAGCCATGGAGAAGACGGATGATAGAAGCACGGCAAGCTCAGCTGCAAAACATTCTGTTGGACAATGTGGGCATGGAGGAGGGAAGGATCTGAGTATGGACTGTTATTTTAGGAGCAGGAAACTTCATCCAGGGGCTTACTTCGATGGCCACATACCCTTCACCGCTGATTACCGTAGACCACGGAACCACCCGCCCAAGAACAACTAG